In Oryza brachyantha chromosome 1, ObraRS2, whole genome shotgun sequence, the following are encoded in one genomic region:
- the LOC121053252 gene encoding transcription factor PAR1-like: MDRRVVAVQAEDVDETVRQRQRLVRERGRRIKAAAELGLARSSGGRQWGRALGRRALLLRKGPATAALSSPALLEASAGKEETKQGKAMAGEAGQQEEEEEEEEEMVDEKVELLRQLVPGGEAMAVERLLDETADYIAALHAQVGVMRALACLLSGLGSPPEKPQ, encoded by the coding sequence ATGGACCGCCGTGTCGTGGCCGTGCAggcggaggacgtcgacgAAACGGTGCGACAGCGGCAGCGGCTCGTGCGCGAGCGTGGCAGGCGCATCAAGGCGGCCGCGGAGCTCGGGCTGGCGCGGTCGTCGGGAGGCCGGCAGTGGGGCCGCGCGCTGGGCCGGCGCGCCCTCCTGCTCCGGAAGGGTCCCGCGACCGCGGCgctctcgtcgccggcgctaCTAGAGGCTTCGGCTGGCAAGGAGGAGACGAAGCAGGGGAAGGCGATGGCAGGGGAAGCagggcagcaggaggaggaggaggaggaggaggaggagatggtggaCGAGAAGGTGGAGCTGCTGCGGCAGCTGGTGCCGGGGGGAGAGGCGATGGCGGTGGAGCGGCTGCTGGACGAGACGGCCGACTACATCGCCGCTTTGCACGCGCAGGTCGGCGTCATGCGCGCGCTCGCCTGCCTCCTGTCCGGCCTCGGCTCGCCACCAGAGAAGCCTCAATGa